In Shinella sp. XGS7, a single genomic region encodes these proteins:
- a CDS encoding YqhA family protein: protein MNNANRPLRPLPNIIFMSRWLQLPLYLGLILAQAVYVFQFWTELVHLVEAAFGNQDALAMLVKSIGYKATPIKDAAGLVIGYEPLAKLNETILMLVVLGLIDVVMISNLLIMVIVGGYETFVSRMHLEGHPDQPEWLSHVNASVLKVKLATAIIGISSIHLLKTFINADNYSEKVLIWQTLIHVAFLFSALAIAAADRLMSHNSGGDDKH, encoded by the coding sequence ATGAACAACGCCAACCGCCCTCTTCGCCCCCTGCCCAACATCATCTTCATGAGCCGCTGGCTGCAGCTGCCGCTGTACCTCGGCCTGATCCTGGCCCAGGCGGTCTACGTCTTCCAGTTCTGGACCGAGCTGGTGCACCTGGTGGAAGCCGCCTTTGGCAACCAGGACGCCCTGGCCATGCTGGTCAAGAGCATCGGCTACAAGGCCACGCCCATCAAGGATGCGGCCGGTCTGGTCATCGGCTATGAGCCCCTGGCCAAGCTCAACGAGACCATCCTGATGCTGGTGGTGCTGGGCCTGATCGACGTGGTGATGATCTCCAATCTGCTGATCATGGTGATCGTGGGCGGCTACGAGACCTTTGTCTCGCGCATGCATCTGGAGGGCCACCCCGACCAGCCCGAGTGGCTCAGCCATGTGAACGCCTCGGTGCTCAAGGTCAAGCTGGCCACGGCCATCATCGGCATCTCCTCCATCCATCTGCTCAAGACCTTCATCAACGCCGACAACTACAGCGAGAAGGTGCTGATCTGGCAGACCCTGATCCATGTGGCCTTCCTGTTCTCGGCCCTGGCCATCGCGGCGGCCGACCGCCTGATGAGCCACAACAGCGGCGGCGACGACAAGCACTGA
- the nhaA gene encoding Na+/H+ antiporter NhaA, producing MTPGLRKFFASESSGGIVLALAAVAALLISNSALSAWYQAFTQVPGELRIGGDWLVLAKPLIVWVNDLWMVVFFLLVGLEIKREFVAGELSTRSQAVLPAVAALGGMVVPALIYTGINWGDAVALRGWAIPAATDIAFAIGILMLLGSRVPASLKVFLTAVAIIDDLGAIIVIALFYTHQLSPLMLLGAAACLAGLALLNRAGVKRLDVYLALGLLLWLCVLKSGVHATLAGVATALFIPMQGDAQHDHSPLETLEHGLHPWVAFLILPMFAFANAGVSLQGLSPAALLDPLPLGIALGLLLGKAVGVFGASWLLVRLGLAQQPAGASWTQFFGVCVLCGIGFTMSLFIGGLAFAGLDPSFETRVKLGVLGGSLISGVLGALILARAGRGR from the coding sequence ATGACGCCAGGATTGAGGAAGTTCTTTGCCAGTGAGTCCAGCGGCGGCATCGTGCTGGCCCTGGCCGCGGTGGCGGCCCTCCTGATCAGCAACTCCGCGCTCTCGGCCTGGTACCAGGCCTTCACCCAGGTGCCGGGCGAGCTGCGCATCGGCGGCGACTGGCTGGTGCTGGCCAAGCCTCTGATCGTCTGGGTCAACGATCTGTGGATGGTGGTCTTCTTCCTGCTGGTGGGCCTGGAGATCAAACGCGAGTTCGTGGCGGGCGAGCTCTCCACCCGCTCGCAGGCGGTGCTGCCCGCCGTGGCCGCCCTGGGCGGCATGGTGGTGCCGGCCCTGATCTACACCGGCATCAACTGGGGCGATGCGGTGGCGCTGCGCGGCTGGGCCATTCCCGCCGCCACCGATATCGCTTTTGCCATCGGCATCCTGATGCTGCTGGGCTCTCGGGTGCCGGCCTCGCTCAAGGTCTTCCTGACCGCCGTGGCCATCATCGACGATCTGGGCGCCATCATCGTGATCGCACTCTTCTACACCCACCAGCTCTCGCCCCTGATGCTGCTGGGCGCGGCGGCCTGCCTGGCCGGCCTGGCCCTGCTGAACCGGGCCGGCGTGAAGCGCCTGGACGTGTACCTGGCCCTGGGCCTGCTGCTGTGGCTGTGCGTGCTGAAGTCCGGCGTGCACGCCACGCTGGCAGGCGTGGCCACCGCGCTCTTCATTCCCATGCAGGGGGATGCCCAGCACGATCACTCGCCGCTGGAGACCCTGGAGCATGGCCTGCACCCCTGGGTGGCCTTCCTGATCCTGCCCATGTTCGCCTTTGCCAACGCCGGCGTGTCCCTGCAGGGCCTGAGCCCGGCGGCCCTGCTGGACCCGCTGCCCCTGGGCATCGCCCTGGGCCTGCTGCTGGGCAAGGCGGTGGGGGTGTTCGGTGCCTCCTGGCTGCTGGTGCGCCTGGGTCTGGCCCAGCAGCCCGCGGGCGCAAGCTGGACGCAGTTCTTCGGCGTCTGCGTGCTCTGCGGCATCGGCTTCACCATGAGCCTCTTCATCGGGGGCCTGGCGTTTGCCGGCCTGGATCCCAGCTTCGAGACGCGAGTCAAGCTGGGCGTGCTGGGCGGCTCCCTGATCTCGGGCGTGCTGGGCGCGCTGATCCTGGCGCGGGCGGGCCGCGGCCGCTGA